From a region of the Mycobacterium intracellulare ATCC 13950 genome:
- a CDS encoding cutinase family protein: MSSLRSIRYLATAVVTASAALLSAPVPAASAEPCPDVDVVFARGTGEPPGVGGVGQAFVDALSSRVGGKSVRVSPVNYEASGDFNGGIAFARTFVDGIKDAGGHIESTASNCPRTKMVLGGYSQGAAVAGFVTSPAIPKEVPQEFVSYVPQPLPRAVADHVAAVVLFGTPSNEFLRGAGAPPITIGPLYAGKTIQLCAPDDTVCNGAPPGPPGIAHTLYAANGMVDQGADFAAQRL, from the coding sequence ATGAGCTCGCTACGATCCATTCGCTATCTCGCTACTGCGGTAGTAACAGCCTCGGCGGCGCTGTTGAGCGCGCCCGTCCCGGCGGCCTCCGCCGAACCGTGTCCCGACGTCGACGTGGTCTTCGCTCGCGGCACCGGCGAACCACCCGGGGTCGGCGGGGTCGGGCAGGCGTTCGTCGACGCGCTCAGCTCGCGAGTCGGCGGAAAGTCGGTGCGCGTCTCTCCGGTCAACTACGAGGCGAGCGGCGACTTCAACGGAGGCATCGCCTTCGCCCGAACCTTTGTGGACGGGATCAAGGACGCCGGCGGCCACATCGAATCCACGGCGTCGAACTGCCCCAGAACCAAAATGGTGCTCGGCGGGTATTCCCAAGGCGCTGCCGTGGCCGGCTTTGTGACCTCCCCTGCCATACCCAAGGAAGTGCCACAGGAGTTCGTGTCCTATGTGCCGCAGCCGCTGCCGCGGGCGGTCGCTGATCACGTGGCCGCGGTGGTCCTGTTCGGAACACCCTCCAATGAATTCCTGCGCGGCGCCGGCGCGCCACCCATTACGATCGGTCCGCTGTACGCAGGCAAGACCATTCAGTTGTGCGCCCCCGACGACACGGTTTGCAATGGCGCACCTCCTGGACCGCCCGGGATCGCGCATACCCTGTACGCGGCGAACGGCATGGTCGACCAGGGCGCGGATTTTGCTGCCCAACGTCTGTAG